One genomic window of Trichlorobacter lovleyi includes the following:
- a CDS encoding DUF86 domain-containing protein has translation MSKGRELGDYLADILTAITEVEQFIADMTFDQVEEDRKTINAVIRSLEVLGEATKHIPTSFRNKHPDIPWSKMAGMRDVLIHDYMGVDLLTVWKVAKERLPEIKPLVGDLVAEKRIK, from the coding sequence ATGTCTAAGGGGCGGGAGCTTGGCGATTATCTCGCTGATATCCTGACAGCCATCACCGAGGTTGAGCAGTTTATTGCCGACATGACCTTTGATCAGGTTGAAGAGGACCGCAAGACCATCAATGCGGTCATCAGAAGCCTGGAAGTTTTAGGCGAAGCCACTAAGCATATCCCCACGTCATTTCGTAACAAGCATCCCGACATACCGTGGAGTAAGATGGCTGGCATGCGTGATGTGCTGATCCATGACTACATGGGGGTGGACCTGCTGACAGTCTGGAAGGTGGCAAAAGAAAGGTTACCAGAGATAAAGCCATTGGTTGGAGATCTGGTTGCCGAGAAGCGAATTAAGTAA
- a CDS encoding M20/M25/M40 family metallo-hydrolase, whose amino-acid sequence MTPDINAKRLLNSFLELCSIDAEPTRERAMADHLTALLIGLGFSVTEDDAGCRLGGTAGNLYATLAGSGSGETLLFSCHMDRVVPGCGVKPQLAGEYIVSDGSTVLGADDVAGLAAVLEGIVAVREQGLPHPPLELLFSVAEELSLLGIEQFDMSRLVSRCGFVLDAGGPVGEIVVMAPEQVRLSAVIRGRAAHAGIAPQEGVSAIQIAATAIAGMRLLRIDAETTANIGSIRADGPTNIVPDRCEINAEVRSTDPARLAVQVAAMQQALEEAARAAGGQVEISLRSNYRSYRLDPASAPVRRAGAAASRLGLTVRHRSTGGGSDANFLNERGIPTAVLCCGFEKVHTCQERIAVAELTRLAQWVAAILTGGDEASLSSR is encoded by the coding sequence ATGACACCTGACATCAACGCCAAACGCCTGCTGAACAGCTTTCTGGAACTGTGCAGCATTGATGCTGAGCCAACCCGCGAACGGGCCATGGCAGACCACCTGACCGCGCTGTTGATTGGGCTGGGCTTTAGCGTGACCGAGGATGATGCCGGTTGCAGGCTTGGGGGGACTGCCGGCAACCTGTACGCCACCCTGGCAGGCAGCGGGTCTGGCGAGACCTTGCTGTTTTCCTGCCACATGGACCGGGTGGTGCCCGGTTGCGGGGTAAAACCGCAGCTGGCGGGCGAGTATATTGTCAGTGACGGCAGTACGGTGCTGGGAGCCGATGATGTGGCTGGTCTGGCAGCGGTGCTGGAAGGGATTGTGGCGGTGCGGGAGCAGGGACTGCCCCATCCGCCCTTGGAGCTGTTGTTCAGCGTGGCGGAGGAGCTGTCGCTGCTGGGGATTGAGCAGTTCGATATGAGCCGGCTTGTCTCACGCTGCGGGTTTGTGCTGGATGCCGGCGGGCCGGTGGGGGAGATCGTGGTTATGGCGCCGGAGCAGGTGCGCTTGTCCGCCGTGATCCGCGGCCGGGCAGCCCATGCCGGTATTGCCCCACAGGAGGGGGTCTCGGCCATTCAGATCGCTGCTACAGCCATTGCAGGGATGAGGCTGCTGCGGATTGATGCTGAGACCACTGCCAACATCGGCAGCATCCGGGCTGATGGGCCGACCAATATCGTGCCTGACCGTTGCGAGATCAACGCTGAGGTGCGCTCCACTGATCCGGCCCGTTTGGCTGTTCAGGTGGCAGCCATGCAGCAGGCCCTGGAAGAGGCGGCCCGTGCCGCGGGCGGGCAGGTGGAGATCTCCCTGCGCTCCAACTACCGTTCGTACCGGCTTGATCCGGCCAGTGCCCCGGTGCGCCGCGCCGGTGCAGCAGCCAGTCGTCTTGGTCTGACGGTACGCCACCGTTCCACCGGCGGCGGCTCGGACGCCAATTTCCTGAATGAACGGGGCATCCCGACCGCAGTGCTCTGCTGCGGTTTTGAAAAGGTGCATACCTGCCAGGAGCGGATAGCGGTAGCGGAGCTGACGCGGCTGGCGCAGTGGGTGGCAGCCATCCTGACCGGCGGGGACGAAGCATCGCTATCCTCCCGCTGA
- a CDS encoding GGDEF domain-containing phosphodiesterase, translating into MNVKSSNDNMFQGQQILEHAPDGIFMIDTELKIRYVNPAFCRLLDYDASEVLGTSITDYLGDLSILASCMESVSETGCCIDQETIFRRKDGSMVHISKNVQAIQNEDGSLASIVVFIRDMTRLHFLNQQLSESKEQLQSYINNLETVVDERTKELSEQLYTDSLTRLPNRMKLLVDLTKGLNGNTLILLNIDGFKEINSYFGQDAGDTILTQMGNELVAQTSRLNMGKVYKLPSDEFAIVIQQNLTQEQVEAIVVSIGETIKHRSLFARSDEDISLDVTIGVAMIDETDNSSRELLSFADMAQKLAKKERKPYLFYTPSMQIKEEYEQNLGWIKRLKRAIEEDRVVPFFQPIVDSRTLRITKYEALVRIQEGDTFVSPSEFLRIAKKVKLYHHITNAMIDKALAVFAPLKVSVSINLSIEDILNESINSYVIQKVRECGFAERIIFEITESEGISNYTAVNEFITEVKHHGAKIALDDFGSGYSNFFYVTQLNVDFIKIDGSIISQITDNRSAHIITETIIDFASKLGIQTVAEFVADEAIYRCLEGLRIDAYQGFYFGEPLQQVIDL; encoded by the coding sequence ATGAACGTCAAAAGCAGTAACGACAACATGTTTCAGGGACAGCAGATCCTGGAACACGCTCCAGACGGCATCTTCATGATCGATACCGAGCTAAAGATCCGGTATGTCAACCCGGCGTTTTGCCGCCTGCTGGATTATGATGCCAGCGAAGTGCTCGGCACCTCCATCACTGACTACCTGGGTGATCTCTCCATTCTGGCAAGCTGCATGGAGTCTGTAAGTGAAACAGGCTGCTGCATTGATCAGGAGACCATCTTCCGGCGCAAAGACGGTTCAATGGTTCACATTTCCAAGAATGTTCAGGCAATCCAGAACGAAGATGGCAGCCTGGCCAGCATTGTCGTCTTTATCCGTGATATGACCAGGCTTCATTTCCTTAATCAGCAGCTGAGTGAATCCAAGGAACAGCTGCAATCCTATATCAACAATCTTGAAACCGTGGTGGATGAGCGCACCAAGGAACTCTCCGAGCAACTCTACACGGACAGCCTGACAAGACTGCCGAACCGGATGAAACTGCTGGTTGACCTGACCAAGGGGCTGAATGGCAACACCCTGATTCTGCTTAACATTGATGGTTTCAAGGAGATCAACTCCTATTTTGGCCAGGATGCCGGTGATACCATCTTGACGCAGATGGGCAACGAACTGGTCGCCCAGACCTCCCGGCTGAACATGGGCAAGGTCTACAAGCTCCCCTCCGACGAGTTTGCCATTGTCATCCAGCAAAACCTGACACAAGAGCAGGTGGAAGCGATTGTTGTCAGCATCGGCGAGACCATCAAGCACCGCTCCCTGTTTGCCCGCTCAGACGAAGATATCAGCCTGGATGTGACGATCGGCGTGGCCATGATCGATGAAACCGACAACAGCTCGCGGGAGCTGCTGTCGTTTGCGGACATGGCGCAAAAACTTGCCAAAAAAGAACGCAAACCGTACCTTTTCTACACCCCCTCAATGCAGATCAAGGAAGAATACGAGCAGAACCTGGGTTGGATCAAACGGCTGAAACGCGCCATTGAGGAGGATCGGGTCGTTCCCTTTTTCCAGCCCATCGTCGACTCCCGGACACTTCGCATCACCAAATACGAGGCACTGGTCCGCATCCAGGAGGGAGATACGTTTGTCAGCCCGAGCGAGTTCCTGCGAATAGCAAAGAAAGTCAAGTTGTATCACCACATTACGAATGCCATGATCGACAAGGCACTCGCTGTTTTTGCCCCGCTGAAGGTAAGTGTCTCGATCAATCTCTCCATTGAAGATATCCTGAACGAATCCATCAACAGCTATGTGATACAGAAAGTCCGTGAGTGCGGTTTTGCCGAGCGGATTATCTTTGAGATCACCGAATCGGAAGGGATCAGCAACTATACTGCGGTCAACGAGTTCATCACCGAAGTGAAACATCATGGCGCCAAAATCGCGCTGGATGATTTTGGTTCAGGTTACTCGAATTTCTTCTATGTCACCCAGCTCAATGTTGATTTTATCAAGATCGACGGTTCCATCATCAGTCAGATAACCGACAACCGTTCAGCACATATCATTACGGAAACCATCATCGATTTTGCATCCAAACTCGGGATACAGACAGTGGCCGAGTTTGTAGCGGATGAAGCCATTTACCGCTGCCTTGAGGGATTAAGGATCGATGCCTATCAAGGCTTCTATTTCGGAGAACCGCTGCAGCAGGTCATTGACCTCTGA
- a CDS encoding DNA-directed RNA polymerase subunit alpha C-terminal domain-containing protein, translating into MNEPHEEQGQLILASEECPDELFERFHKFSSYDEQIIRKLIAHGPILLRGGRGSGKSALLLEAHKRLNTGESNVFSVYLSLRYLPLLRSKGEQYENIFCQLLINKINQKLSVLGLKSIELVSSPSVGTVQQELVYLSSRLSKRIVLFFDDAAHLGRETALTEFFDIFRTISSSTVSCKAAIYPGVTKFGIRFDVFNDATVIDITRDERLEYFAKFFTDVIKARAANLLTKTSRAFPEVDLPYFLGRSVVGNMRAFVFACNKLHDVERIGFPELTEMLLSLSADYYWPLLEELTPKLGIYEVMIEPSRLIAEKLFSFAGQSKTTSVIIHRDILQRYAKPMEILEYAGFISRREASRSMKSGGRGSRFSLNLCNLLESYPGRRVTAEIFESWVRDKVDPAEIHASSSALDVTMPDLPEDHDLTILSYDINQLKVSKAYPYGLTDRRIAVLRENDINTVGELTDASDEKLLSLETIGEKYLQRIRNVVGQAVWM; encoded by the coding sequence ATGAATGAACCACACGAGGAACAGGGCCAACTCATTCTCGCCTCAGAAGAATGTCCGGACGAACTATTCGAGCGATTCCATAAGTTTTCATCCTATGATGAGCAAATTATCAGAAAATTAATTGCTCATGGTCCTATTTTGCTGCGCGGTGGACGAGGCAGTGGCAAAAGTGCATTATTACTAGAAGCACATAAAAGGCTTAACACCGGTGAAAGTAACGTGTTTAGCGTTTATCTCAGTCTACGATATTTACCGCTGCTAAGAAGTAAAGGCGAGCAGTATGAGAATATTTTTTGTCAATTATTGATCAACAAAATTAATCAAAAACTTTCAGTACTTGGCCTCAAGTCCATTGAATTGGTCTCAAGTCCATCTGTTGGCACTGTACAGCAAGAGCTAGTTTATTTAAGTTCTCGATTGTCAAAACGAATAGTCTTGTTTTTTGATGATGCAGCGCATCTTGGGCGTGAAACTGCACTTACTGAGTTTTTTGATATTTTTAGAACTATTTCTAGCAGTACTGTTTCATGTAAAGCAGCTATTTATCCAGGTGTAACAAAATTTGGAATTCGCTTTGATGTATTTAATGATGCAACAGTTATCGATATTACAAGAGACGAGCGCCTTGAATATTTTGCAAAATTTTTCACTGATGTTATCAAGGCGAGAGCTGCTAATTTACTGACTAAAACTTCACGGGCTTTTCCAGAAGTAGACCTGCCGTATTTCCTAGGACGTTCTGTTGTCGGCAATATGCGTGCTTTTGTATTTGCTTGCAATAAATTGCATGATGTTGAAAGGATAGGATTTCCTGAATTGACTGAAATGTTGCTATCTCTTTCGGCTGACTATTACTGGCCACTCCTAGAAGAATTAACTCCTAAGCTTGGTATATATGAGGTAATGATTGAGCCGAGTCGATTAATCGCTGAAAAACTGTTTAGTTTCGCCGGTCAATCAAAAACAACATCTGTTATTATCCACAGAGACATTTTACAAAGATATGCCAAACCAATGGAAATTCTTGAATATGCCGGTTTTATATCGAGACGAGAAGCCTCAAGATCAATGAAGTCTGGAGGACGAGGTTCACGGTTCTCACTAAATCTGTGCAACCTTCTTGAGAGTTACCCAGGAAGAAGGGTTACTGCAGAAATATTTGAGAGTTGGGTCAGAGACAAAGTAGATCCCGCTGAGATACATGCATCTAGCAGCGCCTTAGATGTCACAATGCCTGACTTGCCTGAAGATCATGATTTAACTATCTTGTCGTATGACATTAATCAGTTAAAAGTTTCGAAAGCGTATCCATATGGCCTAACCGATAGAAGAATTGCGGTGCTTAGAGAAAACGATATTAATACCGTTGGCGAGCTAACAGATGCATCGGATGAAAAATTACTCTCACTTGAGACAATTGGGGAGAAATACCTTCAACGGATAAGAAATGTCGTAGGGCAGGCAGTGTGGATGTAG
- the tsaA gene encoding tRNA (N6-threonylcarbamoyladenosine(37)-N6)-methyltransferase TrmO, giving the protein MSHATCYTYQPIGILHSPYTRRIDAPHQGTVVEGTASGQPALATLELAEWLDEQVVQDLSGFERVWLIFAFHLSQGWKKMVKPPRGGPKRGVLATRSPHRPNAIGLTAVELVAIEGRTLQLRGVDLLDGTPVLDIKPYVPYADAFPDARAGWIDELDARQGRNSAPGPKKPR; this is encoded by the coding sequence ATGTCCCACGCGACCTGCTATACCTATCAGCCCATCGGCATCCTGCATTCTCCCTATACCCGCCGTATTGACGCACCCCACCAGGGGACGGTGGTGGAGGGCACGGCAAGCGGACAGCCGGCACTGGCCACGCTGGAGCTTGCCGAGTGGCTGGATGAGCAGGTTGTGCAGGATCTGAGCGGCTTTGAACGGGTCTGGCTGATCTTTGCCTTTCATCTCAGCCAGGGCTGGAAGAAGATGGTCAAACCGCCACGGGGCGGGCCGAAGCGGGGGGTGCTGGCCACCCGTTCACCCCACCGCCCCAACGCCATCGGTCTGACGGCGGTGGAACTGGTGGCAATTGAGGGCAGAACGCTGCAGCTGCGCGGTGTGGATCTGCTGGACGGCACACCGGTGCTGGATATCAAACCCTATGTGCCCTATGCCGATGCCTTTCCCGATGCCAGGGCCGGCTGGATTGACGAGCTGGACGCCCGGCAGGGACGGAACTCGGCACCGGGGCCGAAGAAGCCCAGGTAG
- a CDS encoding nucleotidyltransferase family protein has product MGKQEVINIIRDTKPELVARYGVERLGLFGSYVRGQQRKRSDIDILVSFNREIDLFDFIDLREHLEARLQHKVDLVMESALKPAIGKRILAEVEYV; this is encoded by the coding sequence ATGGGCAAACAGGAAGTTATTAACATAATCAGGGATACCAAGCCTGAATTGGTCGCCCGCTACGGTGTGGAACGGCTGGGGCTATTCGGTTCCTACGTGCGTGGACAACAGCGCAAGCGCAGCGATATCGATATCCTGGTGTCCTTTAACCGTGAGATTGATTTATTTGACTTTATCGATCTGCGTGAACACCTGGAGGCCCGGCTACAGCACAAGGTTGACCTGGTGATGGAGTCGGCCCTCAAGCCTGCCATTGGAAAGCGGATTCTGGCCGAGGTTGAGTATGTCTAA
- a CDS encoding DUF1653 domain-containing protein: protein MENHQGGRPDADLMKLPEPLPGRYRHYKGGEYEVVGTARHSESDEQLVVYRCLYDNNSLWVRPLAMFLETVPVDGRELPRFERIRAELPG, encoded by the coding sequence ATGGAAAATCACCAGGGTGGAAGACCGGACGCTGATCTGATGAAGCTGCCGGAACCGTTGCCGGGCAGATACCGGCATTACAAGGGAGGCGAATACGAGGTTGTCGGGACAGCCCGTCACAGCGAGAGCGATGAGCAGCTGGTGGTCTATCGCTGTCTCTATGACAACAATTCGCTCTGGGTGCGGCCGCTGGCCATGTTTCTGGAAACCGTGCCGGTTGACGGACGCGAGCTGCCGCGTTTTGAACGGATCAGGGCAGAACTGCCCGGTTGA
- a CDS encoding diaminopimelate decarboxylase: protein MSITQFGPTKLDATLIPIIARQWGTPVYLHDQEYIENSCEQLLNMPNAFGLHVRYAMKANSDRTVLRVVTNKGLDLDCSSLDEAARAHAAGIPFSRMMLTTQEVPGGEERTELEAMIKAGLKYNVCSMLQFNLIADFARANRIDLSMRVHPGAAGGGESATRDTGSEYSCFGVHLNDVPKVKARADELGLSFTQVHVHIGSGGDPEKWRQNIDRELGFVKSYFPDATTVSFGGGLKVARMPGEKQADIASLGAYAKQRIEEFKAETGRELQMEIEPGTFVVANSGHIITRIIDKKLTNELNFLIVDGGMELLTRPLLYGSEHPITIVRQDGTLLSSEYDQAPAQGLKSFGIVGRCCESGDSVRLDNDGNIVPVLIAEPEIGDYVVIGGTGAYSESMSPENYNSHRKPGAVMKTRGGELVQIRKKQVREQLTQNELDVEL, encoded by the coding sequence ATGTCAATCACACAGTTTGGCCCGACAAAACTGGACGCAACACTGATCCCGATAATAGCCCGGCAATGGGGCACCCCGGTTTACCTGCACGATCAGGAGTACATTGAAAACAGCTGTGAACAGCTGCTGAACATGCCCAATGCCTTTGGCCTGCATGTACGCTATGCCATGAAGGCCAACTCCGACCGCACCGTGCTGCGGGTGGTTACCAACAAGGGGCTGGATCTGGATTGTTCATCGCTGGATGAAGCGGCCCGCGCCCATGCTGCCGGGATCCCCTTCAGCCGGATGATGCTGACCACCCAGGAGGTCCCTGGCGGTGAAGAACGGACTGAACTGGAGGCGATGATCAAGGCCGGGCTCAAGTACAATGTCTGTTCCATGCTGCAGTTCAACCTGATTGCCGACTTTGCCAGGGCCAACCGGATCGATCTGTCCATGCGGGTCCATCCCGGTGCTGCCGGCGGCGGCGAAAGCGCCACCCGCGATACCGGCAGCGAGTATTCCTGCTTTGGCGTGCACCTGAATGATGTCCCCAAGGTCAAGGCCAGGGCCGATGAACTGGGGCTGAGCTTCACCCAGGTACATGTGCATATCGGTTCCGGCGGCGACCCGGAAAAATGGCGCCAGAACATCGACCGTGAACTGGGCTTTGTAAAGAGCTACTTCCCGGATGCCACCACCGTCAGCTTTGGCGGCGGTCTCAAGGTAGCCCGGATGCCGGGAGAGAAGCAGGCTGACATCGCCTCATTGGGGGCCTACGCCAAGCAGCGGATTGAAGAGTTCAAGGCGGAAACCGGCCGGGAACTGCAGATGGAGATTGAGCCGGGCACCTTTGTGGTGGCGAACTCCGGCCATATCATCACCCGTATCATCGACAAGAAGCTGACCAACGAACTGAACTTCCTGATCGTGGACGGCGGCATGGAACTGCTGACCCGCCCGCTTTTGTACGGCTCCGAGCATCCGATTACCATCGTGCGCCAGGACGGCACCCTGCTCTCCAGCGAGTATGACCAGGCCCCTGCACAAGGGCTGAAATCCTTCGGTATCGTGGGGCGCTGCTGTGAAAGCGGCGACTCGGTCCGCCTGGATAACGACGGCAACATTGTGCCGGTGCTGATTGCAGAACCGGAGATCGGCGACTACGTGGTGATCGGCGGAACCGGTGCCTATTCCGAAAGCATGTCGCCGGAAAACTACAACTCCCACCGCAAACCGGGGGCGGTCATGAAGACCAGGGGCGGTGAGCTGGTGCAGATCCGGAAAAAGCAGGTGCGGGAGCAGCTGACTCAGAATGAGCTGGATGTAGAACTGTAG
- a CDS encoding phosphotransacetylase family protein: protein MCKKLFIAATGQHCGKTTISLSLMHLALKQYARVGYIKPLGPKCQDFNGTIVDKDAALMARVFGQEERIALMSPLVLGKGATRRFLDGEQTREWAAERIQNACHELESQCDLILIEGAGHSGVGSVIGLNNADMARMLGAPVVMVAGGGIGNVIDSVRMNLALYQQEGVNVKLLLVNKMLPDKRQSSLAYLEKYFAPKGIKVSGAFDYSAVLADPTLQNLSKLLDRPLQGDQGKRQRIIHHIHLGAASSQKVIDNLKDSTLLLTTSSRDELLVTLSSLYNIPAFQSKIAGIVIPGHAPVSAITQRIIDDSGIPYIRIEKTTAEVYSALTDHISKISHEDTEKISLVTSQAEQVIDFEAIKAIL, encoded by the coding sequence ATGTGTAAAAAGCTTTTTATTGCCGCAACCGGACAACACTGCGGAAAAACGACCATCAGTCTGTCGCTGATGCATCTGGCGCTCAAGCAGTATGCACGGGTCGGCTACATCAAGCCGCTCGGTCCCAAATGCCAGGACTTTAACGGCACCATTGTCGACAAGGATGCGGCGCTAATGGCCCGTGTCTTTGGCCAGGAGGAACGGATCGCCCTGATGTCGCCGCTGGTACTGGGCAAAGGGGCCACCCGCCGGTTTCTGGATGGGGAACAGACCCGGGAATGGGCCGCAGAACGGATTCAGAACGCCTGTCATGAACTTGAGTCGCAGTGTGACCTGATCCTGATCGAAGGTGCCGGACACAGCGGCGTCGGCTCGGTGATCGGCCTGAACAATGCCGATATGGCCCGCATGCTGGGGGCGCCGGTGGTGATGGTGGCCGGTGGCGGCATCGGCAATGTGATTGACTCGGTCCGCATGAACCTGGCGCTGTATCAACAGGAAGGGGTCAACGTCAAACTGCTGCTGGTCAACAAGATGCTTCCTGACAAACGCCAGTCATCACTGGCCTATCTGGAAAAGTATTTTGCCCCCAAGGGGATCAAGGTCAGCGGGGCGTTTGACTATTCAGCGGTGCTGGCCGACCCGACCCTGCAGAACCTTTCCAAGCTGCTGGACAGGCCGCTGCAGGGAGACCAGGGCAAGCGTCAGAGAATCATTCACCACATCCATCTGGGGGCCGCCTCATCGCAGAAGGTGATCGACAACCTCAAGGATTCAACCCTGCTGCTCACCACCAGCTCACGGGATGAACTGCTGGTTACCCTCTCATCGCTCTATAACATCCCGGCCTTTCAGAGCAAGATTGCCGGCATTGTCATCCCCGGCCACGCCCCGGTGTCTGCCATTACCCAGCGGATCATCGACGACAGCGGCATTCCGTACATCCGGATCGAAAAGACCACGGCAGAGGTCTACAGCGCCCTGACCGACCATATTTCAAAGATCAGCCACGAAGACACGGAAAAGATCTCGCTGGTAACCAGCCAGGCTGAGCAGGTGATCGATTTCGAGGCGATCAAGGCGATCCTGTAA